A part of Brassica rapa cultivar Chiifu-401-42 chromosome A05, CAAS_Brap_v3.01, whole genome shotgun sequence genomic DNA contains:
- the LOC117134385 gene encoding conserved oligomeric Golgi complex subunit 4-like — protein sequence MRGRMEYENVVELMEQGVEQVNFVGCLTNLFKDIVMAIEENDEILRGLCGEDGVVYAICELQEECDSRGSLILKKYMEFRKLARLASDINNSPNLNLLAGGASERPDPREVELYVEEILSLMQLGDDYTEFMVSKIKSLTSVDAELLPRATKAFRNGSFSKVIQDVTGFYVILEGFFMVENVRKAKRINEHVPDSLTTSMVDDVFYVLQSCLRRAISTSNISSVIAVLSNAGSLLANDYHEALQQKIREPNLGARLFLGGIGCIKTMVGLKPNLAY from the coding sequence ATGAGAGGGAGGATGGAATATGAGAATGTGGTTGAGCTCATGGAGCAAGGAGTCGAGCAAGTGAACTTCGTTGGATGTTTAACTAATTTGTTTAAGGACATTGTCATGGCTATTGAAGAGAACGATGAGATCTTGAGAGGTCTATGCGGAGAAGACGGTGTTGTTTATGCTATATGTGAGTTGCAAGAGGAATGTGATTCTAGAGGTTCGTTGATCTTGAAGAAGTATATGGAGTTTAGGAAGCTAGCTAGGTTGGCTTCTGATATCAACAACTCTCCAAATTTGAATCTGCTTGCTGGTGGTGCTTCTGAAAGACCAGACCCGAGAGAAGTAGAGCTCTACGTGGAGGAGATACTGTCTCTGATGCAGTTAGGTGATGATTATACAGAGTTCATGGTGTCAAAGATCAAGTCTTTGACGTCAGTTGATGCTGAGTTGTTACCAAGAGCTACGAAAGCGTTTAGAAATGGTAGCTTTAGCAAAGTGATTCAGGACGTGACGGGATTCTATGTGATACTAGAAGGGTTCTTTATGGTTGAGAATGTGAGGAAAGCCAAAAGGATTAATGAGCATGTACCGGACAGCCTTACCACATCAATGGTGGACGATGTGTTCTACGTGTTGCAGAGCTGTCTGAGGAGAGCCATTTCGACTTCGAACATTAGCTCTGTGATTGCTGTGTTGAGCAATGCTGGTAGCTTGTTGGCTAATGATTACCATGAAGCTTTGCAGCAGAAGATTAGAGAGCCTAACCTTGGTGCTAGGTTGTTCTTAGGTGGTATTGGTTGCATCAAGACGATGGTCGGCTTAAAACCAAATCTCGCTTACTAA